The proteins below come from a single Mucilaginibacter mali genomic window:
- a CDS encoding FMN-binding negative transcriptional regulator, translating to MYIPKHFQLDDRQEAVAFMQRYSFATLITANNNYPQATHMPFLVKQQDDELILSSHFARANAQAADIEKATALVIFTEPHAYISPVNYEKEQNVPTWNYIAIHAYGQAKIVHDTDKQLQVLDKMVAFYDIAYARQWEKLPMDYKLKMIKGIIAFDIVVTDLQAKKKLSQNRTETERNNIIKSLSDSPHNTEKEIAEYMKTAR from the coding sequence ATGTATATCCCCAAACATTTTCAGCTTGATGACCGGCAGGAAGCCGTTGCCTTTATGCAACGGTATAGTTTTGCTACGCTGATTACAGCTAATAATAATTACCCCCAGGCTACTCATATGCCTTTCCTGGTCAAGCAACAGGATGATGAATTGATCCTGTCATCGCACTTTGCAAGGGCTAACGCGCAGGCTGCAGATATTGAAAAAGCAACAGCGCTGGTGATCTTCACCGAGCCGCATGCTTATATTTCGCCCGTTAATTACGAAAAAGAGCAAAATGTACCCACCTGGAATTATATTGCCATACACGCCTATGGTCAAGCCAAAATTGTGCACGATACAGACAAACAGTTGCAAGTATTAGATAAAATGGTAGCCTTTTATGATATTGCGTATGCAAGACAATGGGAAAAGTTGCCTATGGATTATAAACTAAAAATGATAAAAGGCATTATAGCGTTCGATATTGTTGTTACCGATCTGCAGGCTAAAAAGAAGCTTAGCCAAAACCGCACAGAGACCGAGCGGAATAATATCATTAAATCCCTAAGTGATAGCCCGCACAATACCGAAAAAGAAATAGCGGAGTACATGAAAACGGCAAGGTAA